From the genome of Amycolatopsis sp. NBC_01488, one region includes:
- a CDS encoding GntR family transcriptional regulator encodes MASTSSARRPPPPVSRTDFVRDAIKDAILSGEFGPGETLVETEVGALLGVSKTPVREALRILAGSGLVTMSTYKGAAVRVMDAESAYAVYDLRALLEPEAVRRAVERGADFEPARQVLAEVGTGRAAADRAKASLTNRLFHRALYSGCGNPLLVEILDGLRDQAALITVTGWGISPTWQGEAGEHRAILTAAESGNARQAEHLLRRHITDFIDRIAFGLPGESTTETGDPKGAR; translated from the coding sequence GTGGCGAGCACTTCTTCGGCCCGGAGGCCGCCGCCGCCCGTCTCGCGCACGGATTTCGTGCGCGACGCGATCAAGGACGCGATCTTGAGCGGGGAGTTCGGGCCGGGCGAAACGCTCGTCGAGACCGAGGTGGGCGCCCTGCTCGGGGTGTCGAAGACGCCGGTGCGCGAAGCGCTGCGGATCCTGGCCGGTTCCGGTTTGGTCACGATGAGCACGTACAAGGGGGCCGCGGTCCGGGTCATGGACGCGGAGAGCGCGTACGCGGTGTACGACCTGCGCGCGCTTCTCGAGCCCGAAGCCGTCCGACGCGCTGTCGAGCGCGGGGCGGATTTCGAGCCGGCGCGCCAGGTCCTGGCCGAGGTCGGCACCGGCAGGGCGGCCGCCGACCGCGCGAAGGCCAGCTTGACCAACCGGCTGTTCCACCGCGCGCTCTACTCCGGCTGCGGGAACCCGCTGCTGGTCGAAATCCTCGACGGGCTGCGCGACCAGGCCGCGCTGATCACCGTCACCGGCTGGGGCATCAGCCCGACGTGGCAGGGCGAAGCGGGCGAGCACCGGGCGATCCTGACGGCCGCCGAGAGCGGGAACGCCCGGCAGGCCGAGCACCTGCTTCGCAGGCACATCACCGATTTCATCGACCGGATCGCCTTCGGGCTTCCCGGCGAAAGCACCACAGAGACCGGCGATCCGAAGGGGGCCCGATGA
- a CDS encoding dihydrodipicolinate synthase family protein — MTFEQQRRRLSGVVAIPVTPFDAEGAVDGQTYAKLVDRLITGGIEVVTPNGNTGEFYALDAAEARQCLEVTVEAVAGRASVLAGIGHDVASATRAAAHARDAGADMIMIHQPVHPYVSGEGWVDYHAAIAASVPELGVVLYVRNPAIGGEQLHALGEAAPNVIGVKYAVPDPVRFGSVARDAGFERFVWIAGLAELSAPGYFAVGATGFTSGLVNVDPAISLEMFHALSTGDYPAAMTVWERIRPFEELRAANGNANNVSVVKDALGQLGLCRPDVRPPSRLLTGAERERLFGLLSSWGLS, encoded by the coding sequence ATGACGTTCGAGCAGCAGAGGCGGCGGCTTTCCGGGGTGGTGGCCATCCCGGTCACGCCGTTCGACGCCGAAGGCGCCGTCGACGGCCAGACGTACGCGAAACTCGTCGACCGCCTGATCACCGGTGGCATCGAAGTCGTGACGCCGAACGGGAACACCGGCGAGTTCTACGCGCTGGACGCCGCCGAAGCGCGGCAGTGCCTGGAGGTCACCGTCGAGGCCGTGGCCGGCCGGGCGAGCGTGCTCGCCGGGATCGGCCACGACGTCGCGTCGGCCACGCGGGCCGCCGCGCACGCGCGCGACGCCGGGGCCGACATGATCATGATCCACCAGCCGGTGCACCCGTACGTCTCCGGCGAAGGCTGGGTCGACTACCACGCCGCGATCGCCGCCTCGGTACCCGAACTGGGCGTCGTCCTCTACGTCCGCAACCCGGCGATCGGCGGCGAGCAGCTGCACGCCCTCGGCGAGGCGGCGCCGAACGTCATCGGCGTGAAGTACGCCGTGCCGGACCCGGTGCGGTTCGGGTCGGTCGCGCGCGACGCGGGCTTCGAACGGTTCGTGTGGATCGCCGGCCTGGCCGAGCTCTCGGCGCCCGGGTACTTCGCCGTCGGCGCCACGGGCTTCACGTCGGGCCTGGTGAACGTCGACCCGGCGATCTCACTGGAGATGTTCCACGCACTGTCCACAGGGGACTATCCGGCCGCGATGACGGTCTGGGAGCGGATCCGGCCGTTCGAGGAGCTGCGCGCCGCGAACGGGAACGCCAACAACGTCAGCGTCGTCAAGGACGCGCTGGGGCAGCTCGGCCTGTGCCGTCCGGACGTCCGGCCGCCGAGCCGGCTGCTGACGGGAGCCGAACGCGAACGGCTCTTCGGACTGCTTTCGTCCTGGGGGCTTTCGTGA